In Micropterus dolomieu isolate WLL.071019.BEF.003 ecotype Adirondacks linkage group LG09, ASM2129224v1, whole genome shotgun sequence, the DNA window ggttgctatgatacataaaatcTGTGGAAGTGATGTTGCAATTAGTTCTTcctaactttactggatgtaaaaatgtcaacacagggTAGAGGAATCTGCTCTGGCCCTTGGTctgtatgaagagaaggctgaagcagtATGTGGGTACATGAGATTTTGTGGGTGAGGAAACATCTTGGCGAGTAGGCCTACCACCTTTTGGTACAAGAGCTGAGGTTGGACGAAGCCCGGTTCCAGGATAGTAACCGTTGCTACGGTGTGGTATTTGCCCCagtgtgattggacagctgagtAAAAATTGACAGTGACAAGCActgcgtttttcccaaagttgaacatttttcaactatTGGCGACCGTAAAAAGAAGCTCAGCGCCTCATCACGCTGCTGGTGTTTTTACCATGTTGTAAAAACACGGCGCTCCAATTGCAACGaattgaaaaaaatttaaaacgctttggtggacacaggcccataatgcttttcattttaaagcaaGTCAGTTGAAGTtattaaaaagcaacaaaatcaGCGTAGGGAGGAGGATGGGGTGGATGCATGGGTCAACAAAACGTACTTTATGGACTTTAACATGGGGGCAAACAGCagtcaatgtttttttaaagcgtGACCGCGATCGTTCCTTAACCTTTACAtgaatttaatgattttattatcgtaaccatggcaacaaaaGTCCCCTAACAAAGTGGTCATTACCTCAAGCCTACACCAAACATGTACCATAGTATTCTCACATCATAGAAGGAATTTGATTTGTAACGGTTTCAGAAGTCACAGAAATGACATTGTCCTCCTGATGAGAATGTCAGATAAGAAAACACTTCTGTGTTGTTCTAAAgggcaacaacaaacaaattattCTGTGGTTTAATTTGGAGGACAAGCAAAGTAATAAATTCACTTTTATCCTTAATCCACTGATCGTTATGTGTTTGGTCTCCTTTTCCGtcttaaaaaagacaaacaacaactACAGTATGTCTTCATCAAGAGTTCattaagtcatgttaattatagtgGATTTATCACGGTTTCAACTCGCACTTTATCTTTTGATAAGATATCAGAGTGATtgctttgtgttgctgcaagcTTCAATATTCCTCGCTTGCTTTTGTAAAATAGCCTAATTTCCTTGGCTCTGCAATATCTCACAACCTCCAGAGTGGCTCCAATACACCTTCTTAGTGCAATTAAAAGCTGATAACAGGTAATTAAAGTTGCCATTGTTTACGTGAAACACTGCTGCTAATTTTCCTGGGCCGTGGAGAAATATCCATGTGTCTATATTTATCTGCAACCAAACAGCTGATGATTCCATCTTTTGTTAGATGCGAAACTAATTCACATTTGGAGATAAAATTTGTTTGGCCCTTTGTTTTCTGGTGCAGTGTAGTAACTCTTTCCGTTACTGGCAGTATGGtggtattttgttgtttttacttatttacatattttagtGAGCGACAAAAAGATAACAGAGTGTCTAATTGGAGATAAACAGGTTGATGCTAAAGTCAGTAATTGGCAAGTTTTTTCtgcagacaaacaaataaagaatgCAGACTGTGGCCCTTCATTCACAGGGCTCCTATTGTTAAACTTTGATGTGAAGGCTTGTTGTGATGCACCATTTCTTCTCACTTTTGTTCatgttgaatatttattttggaaagaCTTTTGGGAGAGAGGTAGGACAAACAAGTGCTACAAAGCTGATATCACAGGTGACAGTAAATTTCAGGATGCACATAGGACTCTTACCGTAATTTACATTCAAATCCACATAGCAGCTCACGAGAAAAGTGTTGGCTTTGCAGCAGATTCATAATCCGTCTGTGGACCAACAATTCCCCAACTTCCTAAGCCAAGCCAAAAAAGAACTGGAAAAAAAGCAGGGGCACTTTCCCTCTTTCAAATGCAGAATAACCACTCTCTGCCTCCCTTATTTGCCTCAGCTAAGCACACATGAGAGCATCCATTAGATCCCATCTGTTCATTTATACACAGTAGTcattctgtataatttatataGGTCTTGTCCCTGTAAACTATTCGCATATTGGTCCCTTATTAGTTTTGCTCAGACTGTGTAATGGAGCAGCAAAGCTTCCATTATGAATCAGTTGAAATGCCTGCAGACAGACTGTCTAAGGATACTGTGTCTCTTGATTGCTTCAACTCTCAGCAAGTTGTCTTTTCTATCAGGAGAAATAATGTATTCATCTGCAACAAATAAGACAGAATTCAAGGTTAATGTGACTATAACTGTTCTCAAGGACTGCTGTAGTGACAACTTTTAGCTTCTCTAATCTTCCGATACATTATGCCAGCGTAACTTTTGCAAAATATTATGACTCTGTTGTTGAACTTTGAAAACATACCCTGTGAGAAAGCATCTTTGTGGTTTTCAAAATACTCATTCATTTACATATGGTGTGCAGCTCTAGCTAATGCTCATGATGAATAGCACATAGTTCCACAAAGCTCTAAAgcattcaatataaaatgaagaaatgagaTATTATGAAGGAATAATGTGAATAAATTGTATAAAATATACAGTGTTAATTATTTTAAGCTGGTTCCCCTCGTGCCTTACAAATGTGATTTCACTGAACTAAAGATGAATAATTggttcaaagaaaaagaaactgttCAGTCGTGCTGACATTtgtcacatacatacatttacacgttgtcattttgaaatgtcagttCTTCACTTGTCAAAAAGAACTTGGCAGCCACTTTCCATATTTcacatactttttaaaatccCAAACCACGATCTATTCCTAGGCCTAACTAAATAGTTTAGTTGCCTGAACCTGTCCAAACTGTGACCGATTCCCAAAATTAACCACGTTTAAGGGCACGTGACTTTGGTCTGGTAGCTGGACTAGTACTTTCCAGTGGTAatatatgtcgttttggggaATGAACGGTCATATGTGTCGTTTTGGGACAATTGTCATTTGGTGAGGACGTGTTGTTTATGAAGCACATTGTCAAATATGATCATATGACTATCAATGGGACCATGAATATACATACCTAGTTGTTGAGATATCTCTCTCTGGACTAAAGTGTATAAAACAATGTAGATGTCCTACTACAACAGAATATTTTTTGCATGGTTTTGGAATTAAGGattattatttcctgttttattttgttatatgtttcctcttgtgtctttttctttgtcgttttcctgtgttttctgtgttactTTATATGCCCCTTGTGTTCTTagtttgttttacttcctgtcctTGTGTTTCTTGGTTGATTGTTTCTGTCAGTGCGCGTACTGCCTGCTGGATCCGTTCTGCACAAAAGTggttctgtcagtcaaagaaggttaccgcaaatctgcctattcaaaatgatccaactaaatctttcaaaccaagataacaaaatgttttttaatcactggagaTGAAACTGTTCATTATCATGTAGTAGGAATATACTTAAGATATGAAAAACCTTATTCAACAGTACGTTTTTAATTTCTAACAATGACAACAATCTAACAATGTAGCAAcgcaaaggaggctaaccctagctGCTAGCACATTGGCTGTCAGGTGATGTGCTAGCtttctttaaatgtggcacctcacctcaaggataaattaattaattttaattccaTTAGAAACTCTTGGATTTCTATGAGaataatgtcatcatttaatcacAATTCACAGTATTTTTCTAAATCTCCCTGCCCTATAATTTGCTGTTCAGtacttgctctgctgatatgattTGGGTCTGTATAAGTTAGATGAGACCTGTGCAAAatgaaactaactgaaaacgcttcaccacaaatccacacgttagcttcagcagctctgtgcagctcaCATTCCCAACAGAGCAGGCTGTGCTTCggattatacattttttatattggaAACCCGTATCAGCTACGTTACCCGATCACAAACTGCCACTCACTGTGCGAGAGCGGGTTCGCTTGATTCTTGTCACAGCGTCCGcaggtgtcgcatcagctgggtggagtgtAATCGCACCGAGTTGACGGTAAAAGTTAGCCTATAGGGTACATTAGTTTTTCCAAGAAGAGAGAAGTGAGAAAAGTTATGTATGGCATGAGGAcgtgtgaaaagtgtcaattgCGTGAGTCTCGCCCTCAATgcgtgagagttggcagctctgctgtgaggagatattcgctgaatttgacaaaaagacgtaTACTAGGTGTATCCTTACCCCGCCTTTAAAATCACCATCAGTATTCTTTGAAAAGAGATTGGTGGGGCCTATAATGACAGACTACTTCCAAAGATAAGTGGCATCTTTTAAATTATATCCTTTGCACACCAGCTACACATCAGCaaacagagagggggagagaggctCAGAGTGGttcacagacaaacagaatgaCAGACAGGGAGAATGTATCTCAGCATTCAGTGCTTGCTGTCACCACCATTATAGTGAGACCGACCAAACTTGCCTTTCCTGCAGTGCGGCACTGAAGGGTGCAGTCACCGACATGCTCTTGCAACTTTCTCACCCCCCTTCATCCCACCCCCAAAAAGCTCCCACAGGCTGTATCCTAATACTATGTTGTGCCTTTTATCCTCGCCCCCCCACCAGCACTCTCCCATTCCCATTCTGTTGACGGCGACCTCCTCCTTCTTCCGCCTGCTTTTTACTGTGAAATGGAGCCTTTCTCAATCACACAGCGCTGTTGGCCTGCTCTTTATTTCACTCGTCTTTTTTTtgttccctctctttctctctggctgGGAGCTTATCTAAGAGGCTCAGCTGCTGGTCGACTGTCCGCAGAGAACCCCAggccacaaaaaaaaacaacaactagaAAATATAGCCACTCTTTGGCGTGGCTTTATTTATGTTAAGTACTGAGACACTTCAGCTATTTACCGTAAcctcaacttgaaatgtggaaaATGATAAGCTCCCCTCTTCAGTTGGCATGATACATCACTGAAATTGAATCAAGGGAGGGGGGTGATGGCTgtttttctgattttcttttttctatgcTGTCCAATGAATCCTTGTATCATCCAAAATTTCTCTAAACAAACAGCCTTCATTTAAGCAAGTGATGATGAATTTTAGACAGTTTgttggacttttttttaaaacttagaTATAGGAGAGTTTTCTCAACTCTTAAAACAAGCATTTGCAGCTGAATCTCATATTTGATGAGATGCAGTATAtgggttttcactggacagctATGAACTTtccaagaggaaaaaaaactcatAATACATAAAAGACCAGAATAtaagttaaaaaaacataatgttaatgtctaaaagcagcagcagtatggCATTCTTGCCAACCCAGAGTGCTAGTTTTCCGATCAGTTCCATGGGGGAGAacgtgttgaatgctgagctgaaatctaCAAACAGCATTCTGTTGTAGCTGTtatttttctcaaggtgtgtgagggcagGGCAGTGATAATGGCATCCTTTGTGGATCTGATGGTGAGTGCAAAATGGGGAGGGTCCAGGCTGACTGGGATGTCTTTATGTGCTGGAGAACCAGTTTCCAAAGCATCAGAAAGGGAGTGAGTGCCACAAACCAGCACAGAAAAAAGCTGAGATGATCAGGAGAGAAATTAGAATGCGACACTAAACAGCTTGATAAAATAAGTTTTAACctgataaaataaattttatgtGGTCACAATGCAATTATCTAGGGTTTAGTTAAATAGATTGTAAGCAAATGACCAAAACAAATGAAGGGGTAGCCACTATCTCAGAGATGGTGTTTAAATATGATTTCAAATGGTCAATGTAGGCGTCAAAAGCATGTTCTCAATGTGTGAatttacatatataaatatcatAGGATTGTGGGAAATGCATTCTGGGGGAGGGCTCTCATTTGGAACCCCCCAGTGGTTACGCCCTTGAGCATAATGCCCTTGGATCGTTTCACCCTGTAATTTCCTTCTGTAAGACACCTTCCACGTGAATCAATCTAATCGATGGTCGCTTCGATGCCTATGAAGCAGTGGGGAGCTGACATCAATACTGCTTCATTCCCAGGTGTTCAGTATGTCAGCTGGACAAAAACTTTTCTAAAAGGTGATCCTACCCCTGTTTGGTCTTTCTAATTGGGAGGTGGATGCAGGATGTCATAAGTAATAGTGAATCGAAGGAAAAtgttccatccatcgtcaaccacttatcctgcatacaggtttgcggggggctggagccaatcccagctgacaccgGGCGAAAGgcgaggtacaccctggacaggttgccagtccatcgcagggtcacacatagacaaacaaccactcacactcacaattttggagacatcaattaacctagcctgcatgtctttcgGACGGTGTGtagaagccggagcacccggagagaacccacgcggacacggggagaacatgcaaactccacacaaaaaGACCAGgtcaaccagggtttgaacccacaaccttcttgctgtaacagtgctaaccactgcgccAAAGCTGGGGAACAATAGTCCACCAGTTGGTGgggggaagaagaaaaaaggggaAGCGGGGGGGGAAGaagggaaaggagaaaaaaagaggaaataatgactaaaacacaaacaatgagAGAAAATATGAGAGAGGCTGAAGTAACCAAGTTGTTTAATTGTTGCCTAGTTGCTACTTAGTGGAATTGTAATTGAATTGCTGAAAATGTAGTGTTTCTGGCGGAAAAGGGAAGCGATGTGAATCCAAAGGTTGCAGGTTCGAGTCCCACAGCACAGAGGACTCGAAGCTTTCTGATGAGCTTAGTGCATTGTCGTTACACCTTAGAAACACTGCGCTACTACTGTGTTGTTATACCTAAAAATGCTGTTTATTAGAATTAACATTGCATGTAAATCTTATTTAACATTAGTAATTCAAATGGATTTGGTCAAAATTAAAGTAGTTTAAGGCAATTACTGTTTTCAACTCACAGACAAAGAATTCTTCTGGTGTacaattagtttatttataaagtgtATGTTGGGATAAACACTGTACAAAAAGTGTATAATTTGACACCATGTTAGTAAAGAGTAAAAattaacaaacacaacaaactaatatattctgtacaaaatgtataaaactttaaaaaaagtataaaagacctgatagataaataaataaaataaaaacagacaaaacatatatttaaaacactACACATAACACAGAATCTGTATAAGAACATCATAACCCATTTATGTTGGGATAAACACTTTTGTACTGAACACAACCATACATCATATTAAAGTCATCTTTTTTGTACACTCAAAGAAATGACTGACTGCAAGATTCTACTATAAAAAGTGTTATTTGACACCACGTTAGGAAAGAGTAAAAattaacaaacacaacaaactaaTACATTCtgtacaaatgtataaaacttaataaaagtataaaatacctgaaaaagtatatataaataaaatatttgtttatttttatttattattattatattattatttattatttacattacatatttaCAGTAGCATCAGCTTGCCACTTTGTCTTCACCTATCCTGCAGTGCTTGGGGGCATGTTGTACACATGTTCAGTGCCGTGTGTTTGGGGAAAAGCAGCAGGGCGGGTATTAGCAGGTGGAAGAACCTCAGAAGCCAGAGGAAGTGGACCAGGTAGATTTATCCCCTGCAGGAACAGTGTGACATCCTGCCGCTTCACCCGTTTATTATGTCAATGGATGAGGGTCGTTTGATTGACCTCAACCAGCTGGAGAGTAGTGCTCTGTATGATGGCTCCATTACCAAGAATTAGCTGCCGGATGTTGAGTCCCATCTTGTCAGGCTCCCACACTGTCCTTGCTTTTTGGGACTCTTAAGCGACAGAGTCTAACAGAAATGGTTTCCACCGAGCAGCAGCAGTCTGGCCATTGGGCAGGGGAGGCAGTGGATCCCAGCACACACCGCTTCAGGCTCTCCACACCAGCAGTAAACTCTGCCTTTTTCTTGGGAGACCTGAACTTTCCTGTTATGAGCCTGTCCTGGTGCCTGGCAGCGAACACCACCCGTTGCTGGTCAAATGGCAGCAGGTTCTGCCAGAGGCCTATGATAGTGCTGACCTGTTGGTTGCTCAATGTCAAACCAGTATGGTTCCGCAGACTCACCAGATACTCTGCTAGTGTGTCCACACGATCCATTCCTGGCATGTTGTGCTCATCCACAGCCTGAAAAAGGACATCAGACCAACAATTATAAGTTATGTAATCACTCATGTTATGTAAACAATACTACTTTtggtattttctttttcagctcTTGATTAAGCCCTCTTCCCAGCTGTCCTACATGTATATCGGGAGTAGCACCAGCAGGTTTAACAGAAAGGTCCACAGGCTTTATGGAGGCAGAGAAGGCCGCAGACTGTGTGGAGGCAGAGGTGGGCAGTGTGGAGGCAGAGAAGGCCGCAGACTGTGTGGAGGCAGAGGTGGGCAGTGTGGCGGCAGAGAAGGCCGCAGACTGTGTGGAGGCAGAGGTGGGCAGTGTGGCGGCAGAGAAGGCCGCAGACTGTGTGGATGTATTAGCAGGCTGGCCTGGAACGGATGTTGAGGTCATAAGGTTCCCAACAGTCAAGTCTAAATCCTGGTCCTCAAAGCCTTCATCTTCCTGCTCCTCCCCAATGTTGAGATCTTCCAACAGCTCATCAGTCTCCTCAGAGTCTGGGTTCATGTCCTGAAGGACCTGCCCTGTCTGCCTATACAAATAGTCAATACGAATAGGCTCTCCTGGGGgttaaaagagaaaacagacaaGAGATACCACAACTTATTAGTATGAATGAGcacacatgcataaacacacaccatGTAAATGCCTGCTGCTAAACGTACCGGTGTACTGGCTTGTGTGGCTTTGTGGCCAGAGACTGTGCAGCCCGGTCCTGGTTCCACCTGTTCAGGCCTTCTAGCAGAAACAGCCTGAAATTAAATTAGTGTGTTTTTACCCTGATTTGTGCAGTCCCTCTGTAATTAATTACTGAAAAACACTAAATTGTTAATCATAATGTTATAGCATATTATGATGTATAATTTATATTACCTGAAATAAACCTGTTCAGGTGTAAGTGAAAGGACTCCAGCGATGTTGAGCCTCTGTAGTTCTTCAGAACTAGGCCCTCCTTGGTGGTCATAGTTCCAGTCTCCGTGTAGAGAGCCACACCTGGCACATCTTGGATGCACTAACGTGCCTCTTTTGCACATGCCAGATGTGCTCCATTCTGACCCTGTCCAGGAGTGGAACACCTAGCAGGTCTTTGCCCTTTTCTCCCATCAGCTCTTGCAGCAGGTGGTCAATAAGTCTGATGGTGGACTCCTGTCCTCTGGTCTTCCTTCTGCAGTGGAAAGCAAGCTCCTCCTTGGAAATGGTTTTATCCACCATAGTATCAGTTATACCAGGCACACCCTCCTGCTGCAGATGCACTCTCTTGGACCGGCGTAGAAGGGTAACATCCTCTGGATCCcactcaaacatacacacagagaggcgTGCCATAAAAATGGGGTACAGAGGATCGGCGTCAGTGGTATAACCAGCTGCCAATTGGCGCATGAAATGATAGATATCCAGACGGATGCTGAGTTCTGGCCATCCACCAAATCTTTTCTGGAGTTTGGTCTGTCCACCAGTCTCCATGCAACAGCCGGTGTCCGCATAAAGCAGCTTTGGAGGAGGCATAGCTGCCTGGCTGTACCTTCTGATGATGTCTGCCACCATGACATCCAGGCCAGGTCCTTCCTGTGCTGTCAGCACACTGATAAGGATCTGACCCAGCTCATTTCCAACTGAAGTCACCAACAGTGCTGTCCCCTTTGCTTCCCCTGAGAGCTTCTTGATGATCTGTGattacacatacaaaacaaaaaagtggtTAATTCACATCTTAAATGAACCATTTGTGGTAATaatcttttgttatttttataattaattacCTTCTTGGTTGAGTCCATTTTTAAAACAGACCCAAAGACAGAAGTGATTCTGGCCTTTATGTGGTTCATCCTGCTCATGATATCCTTGGCATCAACTGTCCTAAGTCACTTGTTGGTTGGTACTGCTACAGGCTCTGGGGGCTCCTGACATACCACGGGAAAGAGGCTAGGACGATCCACAAAGTCTGCACACTCGCCAAAGTACCTTGACAGGCGCTGCAGCCActcctcactgtgtttctccTTCAGCTGCTCGTCCAGACGGGTACAGCTATTCCCCAATGTTCTTTATCTCATGAGACGTATGACATGAATTTCACATGCGTACCTACATATGAAGAGACCACAGAAAAAAAGGACAACCAAATAGAAATCAGGGGAATGTGatgaaataatgataaataaacaaacatatacCCATTATGTTAATAATGTCTACACACATGCAGTTATTGGTCAATGATtatacaataaaatgaaaacttgTGTGAATAGTTGTGTGAACAGAATTTCATAAACATATCAACTGTTTGTGGACAGCAACTCACTTGCGTGTCAGGATGATGCGGAACTCTGACCGGTGAGGAAGGTCCAGCGGATCCAGAATGGcgttcatttcattttttggcCTGAAGACAGGTGGGATGTCTTGCATTCTGTGTTGCTGCACTTGAGCGTCTCTGTCATCATCAGGTAGTTCCTGTCAATATCTAGTGCCTTGCATACCCTCTTGTGAATACCTCCTCCTGTAAGGTGCCCCCTGCATTTGGGGCAGAACACTCTGATCTTCCACAAGTGGTAAGGCATCCCCACCAGAAGCCGGTTGCAGAAAAAGCGTTCAGGAGTGGGGACCTGGTGATAGATCAGGGATGGGGTAGGTAGTTCATACCACAGTTTGAGGTCACCACGTAGACGCTGGTTTCTCCACAACGTTGAGGCAATCCATAGCCGATCTTGCACAGGGAGACCGGTTTTCATTTTTTCTGGTAACCAGAGTTGACCAGATCCAGGTGATGTAACCACAGGCAGAGGCACTACTGGGGCAGAGGAAGCAGTTCCCTAATATAAAAaggaacagagacagagagaatacTGTGTCAATACTTGACAAATGAACTATTGtgaatgtaaaatgtaacaaaccaaaattaaaataaacaagaacACATGGAAATAAGTTTTGATACTGACATATACAAAAAGCTGTACGCGCGCGCTCCTTAATGCGGACACTGGCTCTATCAGAAGCTATTATTCTTGTACAAAGTTATATCAAATTACACATAGCAACTGACAGCATGACTGCATACAGTTGTTTTCACATAACGTTTTCATCAAGTTAACAGTTACATCATTATGTTATTAGCAAGCAAAGTGAAGCGCAGTAATTGAAAGTTTAATAACTTACAGGAAGACACCGCCAAGAACGTTAAACAATCAGGAACTATTGACATTTGACAAGTTTAACAATTGACAAGTTTAATTACTTAACGCTACATGAAGACACCTGCTCATACATAACTATCAGAAACCATTATTCTGTAATTGTTCAACGTTATATTAAATTACAGCTAGCTAACGTTGCTGACAGCGTTAACGTTAAGTTACTGTATCTTTAATTGGAAAcgtcaatatatttaaatataaatgtgagtTTAATACATAAGATTAGCTGTGAATAAATAACATCAGAAATGTTCATAACTTTAGATTTATTTACCTGGAAAAATACTGAGACGAGCAGTCCGTATCTCTTTATCTCCACTTGCCAGCAATGGCGTAGCAACGGCTTACGGCTTCTGAAATGCAGATCTAATCGGTCGAAACACAGGAGGCGGGTGCATGGGAGTCAAAGCGTTTTGACAGGTAAGAAATTAAGAGGAGTCTCCTTTAATTGGCTAAAAATGAacacatgattttattttattggtaAGAAATGGAGAGGAGGAATTGTTTGATTGGTAAGAAAAGAAGCTGAAGAACTTATTTTAGCATTATTATTCCCTTAAGGTtgcattaattatttatttttgacctCTTTATTATGCATAGTCATATTTTCGTCTGTATTGCacacagtcatttgatccattgtttttttgaaaatattgattgGAGCACAGGAATAGTGAAAGTTACTACAAATAAGTGAATAAAAGCACATGTGAGAaaaaagtacataaataaataaatagcaaatGGCAATCACTCCGGCACCACTGATTGCTGATCAGTCACAAAGTGTGAATGCAACAATGACTTAAACCAGTTACAAGACAGCAAGTCGTGTTGTCAGAACAGCACAATGATCTTCCGACACTTAGTAGTCTGCACCAGActtaagtcacaacaatagacaaacataGCCTGCttaggttcagtgtgtaatatttaggaggatctattgacaaaaatgcaatataatatccataagtatgttttcagtggtgtgtaaagaatAACATAATGAATCGTTATGTTTATGTAAGCGCAGAATGCTCAGTGAGGTTAAGAAGAATCCTAGAGTGTGAGCTGAAAACTTCTCCAgaacatgctaacatctctgttgacTCCATGATACGTCAAACACTTAACAAGAACGGAGTTCACCACGGAGGAAGCCACTGCTGTCCAAACGCAAATcacagaagtaaatcaacaGCAAGAAGAAAATACGCCTTCTggagtggcccagtcagagtcctgaactgaaacatttttgtaaagaGGAATGGTTCAAAATTCCTCCTGACCGTTGTAcaggtctgatctgcaactacaggaaacgtttggttgaggttattgcCGCCAAAGGAAGGTCAACCAGTTGACCAAGGTTTCAC includes these proteins:
- the LOC123976040 gene encoding uncharacterized protein LOC123976040, whose translation is MTTKEGLVLKNYRGSTSLESFHLHLNRFISGEPIRIDYLYRQTGQVLQDMNPDSEETDELLEDLNIGEEQEDEGFEDQDLDLTVGNLMTSTSVPGQPANTSTQSAAFSAATLPTSASTQSAAFSAATLPTSASTQSAAFSASTLPTSASTQSAAFSASIKPVDLSVKPAGATPDIHAVDEHNMPGMDRVDTLAEYLVSLRNHTGLTLSNQQVSTIIGLWQNLLPFDQQRVVFAARHQDRLITGKFRSPKKKAEFTAGVESLKRCVLGSTASPAQWPDCCCSVETISVRLCRLRVPKSKDSVGA